From a region of the Rhodococcus sp. 4CII genome:
- the lipA gene encoding lipoyl synthase: MTTSETSPATRRLLRLEVRNAQTPVERKPPWMKVQMRTGPEYRKLAALVEREDLHTVCQEAGCPNIFECWEDREATFLIGGSQCTRRCDFCQIDTGKPAELDRGEPRRVAESVQTMGLRYATVTGVARDDQPDGGAWLYAETVRQIHALCPGTGVELLVPDFNANPEQLREVFDTRPEVLAHNVETVPRVFRRIRPGFTYERSLDVITRAREAGLITKSNLILGLGETTDEVIQALRDLHAAGCQLITITQYLRPSARHHPVERWAKPEEFVMLDQTAREIGFLGVLSGPLVRSSYRAGRLHAEAVAATSTH; encoded by the coding sequence ATGACCACATCGGAAACATCCCCGGCCACCCGCCGCCTGCTCCGACTCGAAGTCCGCAATGCTCAGACACCGGTCGAACGCAAACCGCCGTGGATGAAGGTGCAGATGCGCACCGGACCCGAATACCGGAAGCTCGCCGCGCTCGTCGAGCGCGAGGATCTGCACACAGTGTGTCAGGAAGCGGGATGTCCCAACATCTTCGAATGCTGGGAGGACCGGGAGGCGACCTTCCTCATCGGTGGGAGCCAGTGCACCCGGCGGTGCGACTTCTGCCAGATCGACACCGGCAAGCCGGCAGAACTGGATCGGGGCGAGCCGAGGCGTGTCGCGGAATCGGTCCAGACGATGGGGCTCCGGTACGCCACCGTCACCGGCGTCGCCCGCGACGATCAACCCGACGGCGGCGCGTGGCTGTACGCCGAGACAGTGCGGCAGATCCACGCGCTGTGCCCGGGAACCGGCGTCGAACTGCTCGTTCCCGACTTCAACGCGAACCCGGAGCAGCTCCGCGAAGTGTTCGACACCCGCCCGGAAGTGCTGGCGCACAACGTGGAGACCGTTCCCCGGGTGTTCCGTCGTATCCGGCCCGGGTTCACCTACGAGCGTTCCCTCGACGTGATCACCCGGGCGAGGGAGGCCGGCCTGATCACCAAGTCGAATCTGATCCTCGGGTTGGGGGAGACCACGGACGAAGTGATCCAGGCTCTGCGGGACCTGCACGCGGCCGGCTGCCAGTTGATCACGATCACCCAATATCTGCGGCCGTCGGCCCGGCACCATCCGGTGGAGCGGTGGGCGAAACCCGAGGAGTTCGTGATGCTCGACCAAACCGCCCGCGAGATCGGATTCCTCGGTGTGCTGTCCGGTCCGCTCGTCCGGTCGTCGTACCGGGCCGGCCGTCTGCACGCGGAGGCCGTCGCCGCCACCTCGACCCACTGA
- the lpdA gene encoding dihydrolipoyl dehydrogenase → MSRSADVVILGGGSGGYAAAIRSAELGRSVILIEENELGGTCLHQGCIPTKALLHAAEVADSARTASQFGVEVTFGGVDLEKVLSYKNTIVTRLHKGLQGLVDSHGITVVNGRGRLVGPNGVEVDGELITGAAVVLATGSSPKTVPGIAIGGRVVTSDEALVLPSVPKKAIILGGGVIGVEFASVWASFGASVTIVEAMPRLVPNEDETVSKYLERAFRRRKIAAKTGVRVTDVTQDDDSVSVTLDSGDVLDADVVLVAVGRGPNTDSMGYEQTGVVLDRGFVVTSDRLRTTVPNVYAVGDIVAGLQLAHRGFQQGIFVAEEIAGLRPDVIDETGIPRVTYSHPEVASVGLTVSAAREKFGGDVETVTYDLAGNGKSQILKTSGAVTLVVAPDGVVVGVHMVGDRVGELIGEAQLLYNFQVEAAQAAKFVHAHPTQGEALGEALLAVAGKPLHVHA, encoded by the coding sequence ATGTCCAGATCTGCAGACGTCGTCATCCTCGGTGGTGGTTCCGGCGGTTACGCGGCCGCGATCCGCTCGGCCGAACTCGGCCGCTCGGTGATCCTGATCGAAGAGAACGAGCTCGGAGGCACCTGCCTGCATCAGGGGTGCATCCCGACCAAGGCCCTGCTGCACGCCGCCGAAGTCGCCGACAGTGCCCGCACGGCGTCACAGTTCGGTGTCGAGGTCACGTTCGGCGGAGTCGACCTCGAGAAGGTGCTGAGCTACAAGAACACGATCGTCACCCGGCTGCACAAGGGACTCCAGGGCCTCGTCGACTCGCACGGCATCACCGTCGTCAACGGTCGCGGACGGTTGGTCGGGCCCAACGGTGTCGAGGTCGACGGCGAGCTGATCACCGGTGCCGCCGTGGTTCTGGCAACGGGATCGTCGCCGAAGACGGTGCCGGGCATCGCCATCGGCGGCAGGGTCGTCACCAGCGACGAGGCGCTCGTGCTGCCGTCGGTCCCGAAGAAGGCGATCATCCTCGGCGGCGGTGTCATCGGCGTCGAATTCGCGAGTGTGTGGGCGTCGTTCGGTGCGTCGGTCACGATCGTCGAGGCGATGCCCAGACTGGTGCCGAACGAGGACGAGACCGTCTCCAAGTACCTCGAGCGCGCCTTCCGTCGTCGCAAGATCGCCGCGAAGACAGGTGTGCGGGTAACGGACGTGACGCAGGACGACGATTCGGTGTCCGTCACTCTCGACTCCGGGGACGTGCTCGACGCCGACGTCGTGCTGGTCGCGGTCGGGCGCGGTCCGAACACCGACTCGATGGGATACGAACAGACCGGAGTGGTCCTCGATCGGGGATTCGTGGTGACCAGCGACCGACTGCGCACCACGGTGCCGAACGTCTACGCGGTCGGCGACATCGTCGCCGGGCTGCAGCTTGCGCACCGCGGTTTCCAGCAGGGCATCTTCGTGGCAGAGGAGATCGCCGGACTCCGTCCGGACGTCATCGACGAGACCGGGATCCCGCGGGTCACCTACTCCCACCCCGAGGTGGCGTCGGTCGGGCTGACGGTGAGCGCGGCACGCGAGAAATTCGGTGGGGACGTCGAGACCGTCACTTATGACCTCGCCGGCAACGGCAAGAGTCAGATCCTGAAGACGTCGGGAGCGGTCACACTCGTGGTGGCGCCGGATGGTGTCGTCGTCGGCGTGCACATGGTCGGCGACCGCGTCGGCGAGCTGATCGGTGAGGCGCAGCTGCTTTACAACTTCCAGGTCGAGGCCGCCCAGGCGGCGAAATTCGTGCACGCCCATCCCACCCAGGGCGAGGCACTCGGTGAGGCCCTACTCGCCGTGGCCGGCAAGCCTCTGCACGTCCACGCCTGA
- the yddG gene encoding aromatic amino acid DMT transporter YddG translates to MGATKASRSATAAGLLAIVLWSSMVGMIRLVTDSLGAIGGAAMIYSCCAILLSVTVGWPKFKDFSRTYLVTGAVMFAAYEVCFALAIGLADTPRQAIEVGIVNYLWPSLTVVFAIVFAGQKASRLILPGIALSVAGIAVVLGGDTGLDITGTIDNVRSNPLSYALAFAGALIWAGYCTVTKMFANGNNGITPFFTLTAVSFWCMYLLSGREPMHLSFTAIAATVVAACAIGFGYALWNVGILRGNMTLLAAASYFTPVLSAAFSSLMLATALGLTFWVGTAVVCIGAILCWLATREPKAAVELPEETSALDEQIFDEQPVEETSVEEPLVVRSLLDTRVECAVTIVSDHHSAPRVPVDARSGS, encoded by the coding sequence GTGGGAGCGACCAAGGCGAGCCGAAGTGCCACCGCGGCGGGGCTGTTGGCGATTGTGTTGTGGAGTTCGATGGTCGGAATGATCCGTCTGGTCACCGATAGCCTGGGAGCGATCGGCGGTGCCGCGATGATCTACTCCTGCTGCGCGATTCTGTTGTCGGTGACTGTGGGATGGCCCAAGTTCAAGGACTTCAGCCGGACGTATCTCGTCACAGGTGCCGTGATGTTTGCCGCGTACGAGGTGTGCTTCGCCCTCGCAATCGGACTGGCCGATACCCCGAGGCAGGCAATCGAAGTCGGGATCGTCAACTATCTGTGGCCCAGCCTGACGGTGGTGTTCGCGATCGTGTTCGCCGGCCAGAAGGCTTCGCGCCTGATTCTGCCCGGCATCGCGCTGTCCGTGGCCGGCATTGCAGTGGTTCTCGGCGGTGACACCGGGCTGGACATCACCGGCACCATCGACAACGTGCGCTCGAACCCCCTGAGTTATGCTCTCGCGTTCGCCGGCGCACTGATCTGGGCGGGCTACTGCACCGTCACCAAGATGTTCGCGAACGGGAACAACGGCATCACGCCGTTCTTTACGCTGACGGCCGTGTCGTTCTGGTGCATGTACCTCCTGTCAGGCCGCGAGCCCATGCACCTGAGCTTCACCGCAATCGCGGCGACCGTGGTGGCGGCCTGCGCGATCGGCTTCGGCTATGCCCTGTGGAATGTCGGAATCCTTCGCGGAAACATGACGTTGCTCGCCGCGGCCTCGTACTTCACGCCCGTACTGTCCGCCGCCTTCTCGTCATTGATGTTGGCCACGGCACTCGGGCTCACCTTCTGGGTGGGAACCGCCGTGGTGTGCATCGGGGCAATCCTGTGCTGGCTGGCTACCCGCGAACCGAAGGCAGCCGTCGAACTTCCCGAAGAGACCAGCGCACTCGACGAGCAGATTTTCGACGAGCAGCCGGTCGAGGAGACGAGTGTCGAAGAGCCCCTTGTGGTTCGTTCGCTGCTCGATACGCGCGTGGAATGCGCGGTCACCATCGTCAGCGATCACCATTCGGCACCTCGGGTGCCGGTCGACGCCCGGTCAGGAAGCTAA
- a CDS encoding NAD(P)/FAD-dependent oxidoreductase yields MRDVVVVGAGLAGLSAGWRLRHWDTLVLESDERVGGRIRSERRGSYWLNWGGHVFAGPGSSTDALLNEAGVMSVDIPGSLQALAMNGKFLRKGHIATYPFRIPMSLSARVATMRAGMKVVAGVGKYTGVVRKRTGESGAMRQQRIYDFANNQSFLDFVGDLPEDAAALFKTTVTRSAGNMDQISAGAGIGYFSLVLGFGQGLSRGIVGGPSTLTEALAASLGDRVQLGAAVHEVVHKKDSVIVRYRQDGRDHEVEARTVVLATTADVSHRVGVDLPENLRDALSQIKYGPHVSSAFLTDETTKRPWDDIYAIAAPKRSFAIALNQASIVRGTETVRQPGGSFMTFSPAALGSALLDKSDDEVVKTHLADLEQILGPGFSDTVVEAKAARWKNASPYSFPGRAKLQPTLTRGAGRVFLAGDYLGTLYTETSITSGFSAAQEVVSVLATHRQTRHADELPVHSVSA; encoded by the coding sequence GTGCGAGATGTAGTTGTAGTCGGCGCCGGCCTGGCCGGTCTCTCGGCGGGCTGGCGGTTGCGTCACTGGGACACCCTCGTCCTGGAATCCGATGAGCGCGTCGGTGGACGTATCCGTTCCGAACGACGCGGATCGTACTGGCTGAACTGGGGTGGCCACGTTTTCGCCGGGCCCGGATCTTCCACCGACGCTCTGCTCAACGAGGCCGGCGTCATGTCGGTCGACATTCCCGGGTCGCTGCAGGCGCTGGCCATGAACGGGAAGTTCCTTCGCAAGGGCCATATCGCCACGTATCCGTTCCGGATCCCGATGTCGCTGTCGGCGCGGGTGGCGACCATGCGGGCCGGCATGAAGGTCGTTGCCGGTGTCGGAAAGTACACCGGCGTGGTGCGCAAGCGCACCGGCGAGTCCGGCGCGATGCGCCAGCAGCGAATCTACGACTTCGCGAACAACCAATCCTTCCTCGACTTCGTCGGCGACCTGCCCGAGGACGCGGCTGCGCTGTTCAAGACCACCGTCACCCGGTCGGCTGGAAACATGGACCAGATCTCGGCGGGTGCCGGCATCGGATACTTCAGCCTGGTACTCGGCTTCGGACAGGGCCTCAGCCGCGGCATCGTCGGCGGCCCGTCCACCCTCACCGAAGCCCTCGCCGCGTCGCTGGGCGACCGCGTTCAGCTGGGTGCCGCGGTACACGAGGTCGTGCACAAGAAGGACTCGGTGATCGTTCGCTACCGCCAGGACGGACGCGACCACGAGGTGGAGGCGCGAACGGTCGTGCTGGCCACGACCGCGGACGTGTCCCACCGCGTCGGCGTCGACCTGCCGGAGAACCTGCGCGACGCGCTCTCGCAGATCAAGTACGGCCCCCACGTCAGCTCGGCGTTCCTCACCGACGAAACGACGAAGCGTCCGTGGGACGACATCTACGCCATCGCCGCCCCCAAGCGTTCCTTCGCCATCGCGCTCAACCAGGCGAGCATCGTCCGCGGCACCGAGACCGTCCGCCAGCCCGGCGGCAGCTTCATGACGTTCTCACCCGCGGCGCTGGGCAGCGCACTGCTCGACAAGAGCGACGACGAGGTTGTGAAGACTCACCTCGCCGACCTGGAACAGATCCTCGGGCCCGGGTTCTCCGACACCGTCGTGGAAGCAAAGGCCGCACGGTGGAAGAACGCATCGCCCTACAGCTTCCCCGGTCGCGCGAAGCTTCAGCCCACGCTGACGCGCGGAGCCGGTCGAGTCTTCCTGGCCGGCGACTACCTCGGAACGCTCTACACCGAAACCTCGATCACCTCAGGGTTCTCCGCGGCCCAGGAGGTCGTCAGCGTGCTCGCCACCCATCGTCAGACCCGTCACGCAGACGAGCTTCCCGTCCATTCCGTCAGCGCCTGA
- the dapA gene encoding 4-hydroxy-tetrahydrodipicolinate synthase — MSKQLSGVLTALTTPFDADELIDTDKLERVVDRSIKAGVNGVVAAGSTGEVGALSSDERERLVDTVIEHTDGRVPVIAQTGATSTAEAIRLSRAAEKSGADVLMLITPFYEPLSVDETVAYIKDVASSVELPIMLYNIPAVTGVNLDPGTVRSLAEEVDNIRYIKDSSANWEQALQLIHHHSDVIGTFIGWDPYLYGALVEGAAGVMAGTANVVPDEIVAVNRLIVDGDLRGALAKWRDLYPVIDALISVPFIPAVKAGLALLGEPVGAPRRPTAELSAEQVGNIGQALKTLAKGTG, encoded by the coding sequence ATGTCCAAACAACTCAGTGGTGTCCTCACCGCCTTGACCACCCCGTTCGACGCCGACGAGCTCATCGACACGGACAAGCTCGAGCGCGTGGTGGACCGCTCGATCAAGGCCGGCGTCAACGGCGTCGTCGCGGCAGGATCGACCGGTGAGGTCGGGGCACTGTCATCGGACGAGCGCGAGCGTCTCGTCGACACGGTCATCGAGCACACCGACGGCCGGGTTCCCGTCATCGCCCAGACCGGTGCCACGTCGACCGCAGAGGCCATCCGCCTCTCGCGCGCCGCCGAAAAGTCGGGCGCGGACGTGCTCATGCTGATCACCCCGTTCTACGAGCCGCTCTCGGTCGACGAGACGGTGGCGTACATCAAGGATGTCGCTTCGTCGGTGGAGCTGCCGATCATGCTGTACAACATCCCCGCAGTCACCGGTGTGAACCTCGACCCCGGCACGGTCCGCTCCCTCGCCGAAGAGGTCGACAACATTCGGTACATCAAGGACTCGAGCGCGAACTGGGAACAGGCGCTGCAGCTGATTCACCACCACAGCGACGTGATCGGCACGTTCATCGGCTGGGATCCGTACCTGTACGGTGCCCTCGTCGAGGGAGCTGCCGGTGTCATGGCCGGTACCGCCAACGTGGTTCCGGACGAGATCGTCGCCGTCAACCGGCTCATCGTCGACGGCGACCTGCGCGGCGCCCTCGCCAAATGGCGCGACCTGTACCCGGTGATCGACGCGCTGATCTCCGTTCCCTTCATTCCCGCCGTCAAGGCAGGTCTCGCTCTGCTGGGCGAACCCGTAGGCGCGCCCCGCCGGCCGACCGCCGAACTCTCCGCAGAGCAGGTCGGGAACATAGGACAGGCGTTGAAGACGCTCGCTAAGGGAACAGGCTAA
- a CDS encoding sodium:alanine symporter family protein has protein sequence MGLDWAETLTTLADGIWGPMAYVVLGLGVAYTVATKGIQFRRIPDMIRQLRETSEGEGGLSSFQALVLALASRVGVGSIAGVATAVGGGGPGALLWMAVTGLVGCTVGYAEATLAQVFKRQVEDEDRRKANEDIGGMPYYIKYGLKLPKVAGLVAFLGLVGYGFLFPGFQVSTIASSARLAFGAPTWVPAVLMTVMIALVIFGGTTRIVKVTQTLVPILAIGYLTLALAVIAANIENVPDAVKLIVNSAFGIDPVLGGIAGAAVAWGVRRAVFASANGIGEATFAAAAARTSHPGKQGLVQTFSIYIDVLLICMATGLMMVVSGQYNVSDGAGGHLVENLPGMEAGPNWVQKAIDTLVPGWGAAFIAVAVFLFGFTCLIVYFYVANSNLLFLLNGRNGPVSKMVLKVGTLVIVFLGSIVNAGLVWAIGDIGLGLIAWINLICLVLLFPLVRRVYRDYEQQKKRGLDPTFDPTALGIEGAEFWASNTVSEHSVSR, from the coding sequence ATGGGCCTCGACTGGGCCGAGACACTCACAACCCTGGCGGACGGCATCTGGGGACCGATGGCCTACGTGGTCCTCGGCCTCGGGGTCGCATACACCGTAGCCACCAAAGGAATTCAGTTCCGACGCATCCCGGACATGATCCGACAGCTGAGGGAGACCAGCGAAGGCGAAGGAGGACTGTCGTCCTTCCAAGCGCTCGTACTCGCACTCGCCAGCCGAGTGGGTGTCGGAAGCATCGCAGGTGTCGCGACGGCGGTCGGCGGTGGTGGACCGGGAGCTCTGCTGTGGATGGCCGTGACCGGACTGGTCGGCTGTACCGTCGGCTACGCCGAGGCAACCCTCGCGCAGGTGTTCAAACGTCAGGTAGAGGACGAAGACCGGAGGAAAGCCAACGAAGACATCGGCGGCATGCCGTACTACATCAAGTACGGACTGAAACTTCCCAAGGTCGCGGGACTCGTCGCGTTTCTCGGTCTGGTCGGCTACGGCTTTCTGTTCCCCGGATTTCAGGTCAGCACGATTGCCTCGAGTGCCCGGCTGGCATTCGGAGCACCGACCTGGGTGCCGGCCGTGTTGATGACCGTCATGATTGCTCTGGTGATTTTCGGCGGCACCACTCGAATCGTCAAGGTCACGCAGACTCTCGTGCCGATTCTCGCTATCGGATACCTGACGTTGGCGCTGGCGGTGATCGCCGCGAACATCGAAAATGTGCCGGACGCAGTCAAACTGATCGTGAATTCGGCCTTCGGCATCGACCCCGTGCTGGGCGGCATCGCAGGCGCTGCGGTCGCGTGGGGCGTGCGCCGGGCGGTCTTCGCTTCAGCGAACGGAATCGGTGAGGCGACGTTCGCCGCCGCGGCGGCGCGGACGTCCCACCCAGGCAAGCAGGGTCTCGTCCAAACGTTCAGCATCTACATCGATGTTCTGCTGATCTGCATGGCAACAGGGTTGATGATGGTGGTGTCCGGCCAGTACAACGTCTCAGACGGTGCGGGCGGGCACCTCGTCGAGAACCTTCCGGGTATGGAGGCCGGACCGAACTGGGTCCAGAAGGCCATCGACACCCTGGTGCCCGGGTGGGGCGCGGCGTTCATCGCGGTAGCGGTGTTCCTGTTCGGCTTCACCTGCCTCATCGTGTACTTCTACGTGGCGAACTCGAACCTGTTGTTCCTGTTGAACGGCCGGAACGGGCCGGTATCGAAGATGGTCCTCAAGGTCGGCACGCTCGTGATCGTGTTCCTGGGTTCGATCGTGAACGCCGGACTCGTGTGGGCCATCGGCGATATCGGGCTCGGGCTCATCGCCTGGATCAACCTCATCTGTCTGGTGTTGCTCTTCCCGCTCGTCAGACGGGTGTACCGCGACTACGAGCAACAGAAGAAGCGCGGACTCGACCCCACCTTCGATCCGACCGCACTCGGCATCGAAGGAGCCGAGTTCTGGGCGTCGAACACCGTCTCCGAACACAGCGTCTCGCGTTGA
- a CDS encoding aminobutyraldehyde dehydrogenase, giving the protein MSNTTLTGHVAVSRAAGGSLNVRDDLPPTQHYIAGAFDAVDTSGPRTEVVDPSTEQVIAAVPQGTVADVDRAVAAAVAAENDWAGLVPKERSTLLHRIADRIEQNSEVLARLESANTGKPFEVSNDDVAGTVDTFRFMAGALRATTSMAAGDYAENHLSVILREPLGVVGVVTPWNYPLLMAAWKIAPILAAGNTLVIKPSEQTPLTTLKFAELVADLLPAGVFNVVTGLGPTVGARLSEHPDIDMIALTGSVGSGKAVARGAADTLKRVHLELGGKAPVVIFDDADLDDAAVSLRAAGYWNSGQECGAACRILVHESVADSFTRKLVDQVSTFVVGEPGAGDDVEIGPLVSKAHFERVTAYLERAARQGITAAIGGTPLDGPGYFIAPTVLVGVSDGAECAREEIFGPVVTIETFTDEDEAIRRANDVPFGLSASVWTENARRSHEVAARIDAGTVWVNSHLVLANEVPWGGFKGSGYGRDLSIYALDDYSRTKHVMHNHGR; this is encoded by the coding sequence ATGTCCAATACCACCCTCACCGGACACGTCGCCGTCAGCCGAGCAGCTGGTGGTTCATTGAACGTCCGGGACGATCTGCCGCCGACCCAGCACTACATCGCCGGAGCTTTCGACGCGGTCGACACCTCCGGCCCCCGCACCGAAGTCGTCGATCCGAGTACCGAACAGGTCATCGCCGCGGTACCCCAGGGGACCGTCGCCGACGTCGACCGAGCGGTTGCAGCCGCGGTCGCCGCCGAGAACGACTGGGCCGGACTTGTTCCCAAGGAACGTTCGACTCTGCTGCACCGCATCGCGGACCGCATCGAACAGAACTCCGAGGTGCTGGCTCGGCTCGAATCTGCCAACACCGGAAAGCCTTTCGAGGTCTCGAACGACGACGTGGCGGGCACCGTCGACACCTTCCGGTTCATGGCGGGCGCGCTGCGTGCGACCACGTCGATGGCTGCCGGGGACTATGCCGAGAACCACCTGTCGGTGATCCTGCGGGAACCGCTCGGCGTGGTCGGCGTCGTGACTCCGTGGAACTATCCACTGCTGATGGCGGCGTGGAAGATCGCTCCGATCCTCGCCGCCGGAAACACGTTGGTCATCAAGCCGTCCGAGCAGACCCCGCTGACGACATTGAAATTTGCCGAACTCGTCGCCGACCTGCTTCCGGCGGGCGTGTTCAATGTGGTGACCGGCCTCGGACCGACCGTGGGGGCGCGGCTGAGCGAGCATCCCGACATCGACATGATCGCCCTGACCGGATCCGTGGGCAGCGGGAAGGCCGTCGCACGCGGAGCCGCGGACACGCTCAAGCGCGTCCATCTCGAACTGGGCGGCAAGGCACCCGTGGTGATCTTCGACGACGCCGATCTCGACGACGCCGCGGTGTCGCTGCGTGCGGCCGGCTACTGGAACTCGGGCCAGGAATGCGGTGCGGCATGCCGCATCCTCGTCCACGAGTCGGTCGCCGATTCGTTCACTCGAAAGCTGGTCGACCAGGTGAGCACGTTCGTGGTCGGTGAGCCGGGAGCAGGCGACGACGTCGAAATCGGGCCCCTGGTGTCCAAGGCACACTTCGAGCGGGTCACCGCCTATCTGGAACGTGCTGCCCGGCAGGGAATCACCGCCGCGATCGGTGGAACCCCGCTGGACGGACCCGGCTACTTCATTGCACCGACCGTGCTTGTCGGGGTATCCGACGGCGCCGAATGCGCTCGTGAGGAGATCTTCGGTCCCGTGGTCACCATCGAGACCTTCACCGACGAGGACGAGGCAATCCGCCGCGCGAACGACGTTCCGTTCGGTCTCTCGGCGTCCGTCTGGACCGAGAACGCTCGGCGTAGCCATGAGGTCGCCGCCCGGATCGACGCCGGAACGGTGTGGGTCAACTCCCATCTCGTGCTGGCCAACGAAGTTCCGTGGGGTGGTTTCAAGGGATCCGGTTACGGACGCGACCTGTCGATCTACGCCCTCGACGACTACTCGCGCACCAAGCACGTCATGCACAACCACGGTCGTTGA
- a CDS encoding MFS transporter: protein MQFDLRERIDHSPMTRYQWGAIAICGLLNVLDGFDVLVMAFTAQSVSQEWDLSGSVVGLLLSAGLFGMAAGSLFLAPWADTIGRRAMILLCLALASTGMLLSAVSQNAMQLGLLRALTGVGIGGILASSNVIASEYASNRWRGLAVSLNSTGYAVGATAGGIIAVVLQNSLGWRTVFLFGGVCTAAILPIVFVRLPESIDFLLVRRPANALDRINAFAVRVGQPRLDNLPAPRATATADAGFAVRVLLSPERRRRTLLVWFAFFMAMFGFYFVTSWTPKLLVEAGMSANQGVTGGVLLNLGGIFGATLLGALSARFALKRVLIAYMAIAGLLLAVFVPATASIVVAFGLGALIGVFANGCIAGLYAITPSVYSPSVRATGVGWGIGIGRVGAIASPIVAGALLDRDWSPTQLYLLVAVSFLLAGLAVSRLRLEKSSVDAAADAPLTAH from the coding sequence ATGCAATTCGACCTCCGCGAACGCATCGACCACAGCCCGATGACGCGCTACCAATGGGGCGCCATCGCCATCTGCGGTCTACTCAACGTGCTCGACGGCTTCGACGTCCTCGTCATGGCATTCACCGCGCAGTCGGTGTCGCAGGAATGGGATCTGTCCGGTTCGGTCGTCGGACTCCTGCTCAGCGCCGGGCTGTTCGGCATGGCCGCGGGGTCGCTGTTCCTGGCGCCGTGGGCCGACACCATCGGTCGCCGCGCCATGATCCTGCTGTGCCTGGCGCTCGCGTCGACGGGCATGCTGCTGTCGGCGGTCAGTCAGAACGCGATGCAACTCGGCCTGCTCCGTGCCCTCACCGGCGTCGGTATCGGCGGAATCCTGGCCAGCAGCAACGTCATCGCCAGTGAATACGCGTCGAACCGCTGGCGTGGGCTGGCCGTGAGTCTCAACTCCACCGGATACGCCGTCGGCGCGACGGCCGGCGGAATCATCGCCGTCGTGCTGCAGAATTCGCTGGGCTGGCGCACGGTGTTCCTGTTCGGCGGGGTGTGCACGGCCGCGATCCTTCCGATCGTCTTCGTCCGGCTTCCCGAATCGATCGACTTCCTGCTCGTCCGGCGACCGGCCAACGCCCTCGACCGCATCAACGCCTTCGCCGTGCGGGTCGGTCAACCGCGGCTGGACAACCTGCCCGCACCACGCGCCACCGCCACCGCGGACGCCGGATTCGCGGTGCGTGTCCTCCTGTCGCCCGAGCGGCGCCGCCGCACCCTCCTGGTGTGGTTCGCGTTCTTCATGGCGATGTTCGGCTTCTACTTCGTCACCAGCTGGACCCCGAAGCTGCTGGTCGAGGCGGGCATGTCCGCGAATCAGGGCGTCACCGGCGGAGTTCTGCTCAACCTCGGTGGCATCTTCGGTGCGACGCTCCTCGGCGCGCTGTCCGCGCGGTTCGCCCTGAAACGCGTGCTCATCGCCTACATGGCGATCGCCGGCCTGCTCCTGGCGGTCTTCGTCCCCGCCACCGCGTCGATCGTCGTCGCGTTCGGGCTCGGCGCCCTCATCGGCGTCTTCGCCAACGGTTGCATCGCCGGGCTGTACGCGATCACACCGTCGGTCTACTCGCCGTCCGTCCGCGCCACCGGCGTCGGCTGGGGTATCGGCATCGGCCGGGTCGGCGCCATCGCGTCACCGATCGTCGCGGGCGCCCTCCTCGACCGCGACTGGTCACCCACCCAGCTGTACCTCCTCGTCGCCGTGTCCTTCCTCCTCGCCGGACTCGCCGTGTCGCGGCTGCGACTCGAGAAGTCCAGCGTGGACGCCGCCGCGGACGCTCCGCTGACCGCCCACTGA